In one window of Ruminococcus hominis DNA:
- a CDS encoding substrate-binding periplasmic protein: protein MKGRRIIAGMLLVGILITSFTGCSESVHQKKEKNKPTITLGSDSYPPYNYLNEDGIPTGIDVDLATEAFERMGYQVDVVQINWEKKKELVESGEIDCIMGCFSMEGRLDEYRWAGPYISSRQVVAVNENSDIYELKDLEGKNVAVQSTTKPEGIFLKRTDERIPKLANLISLGHRELIYSFLGKGYVDAVAAHEESIVQYMKDYDTNFRILEEPLMTVGIGVAFAKNDDRGICEELDQILEEMRQDGTSLKIIGKYLDDPEKYLEVDGFEY from the coding sequence ATGAAAGGAAGAAGAATTATTGCAGGGATGCTGCTTGTGGGTATATTAATTACATCTTTTACAGGATGCAGTGAATCAGTGCATCAAAAAAAAGAAAAAAATAAGCCTACAATTACACTTGGAAGTGATAGCTATCCCCCATATAATTATCTGAATGAAGATGGAATTCCGACAGGAATTGATGTAGATTTGGCAACGGAAGCATTTGAAAGGATGGGATATCAGGTAGATGTTGTACAGATTAACTGGGAGAAGAAAAAGGAACTGGTGGAAAGTGGCGAAATTGACTGTATTATGGGATGCTTTTCCATGGAAGGAAGACTGGATGAGTACCGCTGGGCAGGACCATATATATCAAGTCGTCAGGTGGTTGCGGTGAATGAAAACAGTGACATTTATGAACTGAAAGATTTGGAAGGAAAAAATGTTGCAGTTCAGTCAACGACTAAGCCGGAAGGTATCTTTTTGAAACGAACGGATGAGAGAATTCCGAAGCTTGCTAATTTGATCAGTCTTGGTCATAGAGAACTAATCTACTCTTTTCTTGGAAAAGGTTATGTAGATGCAGTAGCAGCACATGAAGAGTCTATTGTACAGTATATGAAAGATTATGATACAAACTTTCGTATTTTAGAAGAACCATTGATGACAGTTGGAATAGGTGTTGCATTTGCTAAAAATGATGACAGAGGCATTTGTGAAGAGCTGGATCAGATATTAGAAGAAATGCGGCAGGATGGGACATCGTTGAAAATAATCGGAAAATATCTGGATGACCCGGAAAAATATCTGGAGGTGGATGGTTTTGAGTATTAA
- a CDS encoding ATP-binding protein, with translation MVLSIKRNPKEMKKRFWMFGALIGVCVVAASVLYFFHKEKTEVEQRLVEIVNYVKVQCSTYTHYNEATESKSLLRSIESARQMSTNIDIEIENGGQLSQELLKENLQTLWVDGILVLNADGSVVCEYSANEKYTEKAVRYLQKDVIMDYIEYEERSYSERINLDDGSCIDLAACARKDAPGVVAIYYYTPSEYMRNYTLTMQSLLNGYSTEKDGTIVVADSGMIIASNDENLLGQSTAENEVVQTMKQHTDSHHIFHLKNEGTGCYGIMLKQRDYYIYAYIPDKKIFQDLPLNVIFVTFLYLLLLSVSWVRIQKASAEREKQEREKEEKYKEELLKAAKRAEAANRAKTEFLQRMSHDIRTPINGICGMLDVAEHYAEDLDKQTECREKIKEASNLLLGLVNEVLDMSKLESGEVTLEESPFDLHNISEEVLTVIELLAEERNIKLIREKQEITHWNLIGSPAHVKRVWMNILSNAVKYNKDNGSICIQCREVPYNQAGMTMIEFICQDTGIGMSREFQKVIFEPFAQENAGSRSKYGGTGLGMPITKSLVEKMGGTIQFESEEGVGTTFVIQIPFKIDTETDRMEKEEKTAASLHGLHILLVEDNELNMEIAEFIVTDEGAVVTKVKNGKEAVDYFEKSSVGTYDAILMDVMMPIMDGLTASETIRKMGRADAKTIPIIAMTANAFTDDKMKAKEAGMDAHIAKPLNREVLVETVFKVITKKNRGNKAENEIHVRSDENEI, from the coding sequence ATGGTTTTGAGTATTAAAAGAAACCCAAAAGAAATGAAAAAGCGCTTCTGGATGTTTGGGGCTTTGATAGGTGTCTGCGTAGTGGCAGCCTCTGTATTGTATTTTTTTCATAAGGAAAAGACAGAAGTGGAGCAAAGACTGGTTGAGATTGTAAATTACGTCAAGGTTCAGTGTTCTACTTATACACATTATAATGAGGCTACAGAATCCAAAAGTCTTCTTAGATCGATTGAGAGTGCTCGTCAGATGAGCACGAACATCGATATTGAGATAGAAAATGGCGGGCAGTTAAGCCAGGAATTATTAAAAGAAAATTTGCAGACACTGTGGGTGGATGGGATTCTTGTACTTAATGCAGATGGAAGTGTAGTTTGTGAATATAGTGCAAACGAAAAATATACGGAAAAAGCAGTTCGTTATTTACAAAAAGATGTCATTATGGATTATATAGAATATGAAGAACGTTCGTATTCTGAGAGAATCAATCTTGATGATGGCAGTTGTATTGATCTTGCAGCCTGTGCCAGAAAAGACGCTCCGGGAGTGGTTGCTATATATTATTATACTCCGTCAGAATATATGCGAAATTATACATTGACAATGCAGAGCCTTTTAAATGGTTACAGTACGGAAAAGGACGGAACAATTGTTGTTGCAGATAGCGGGATGATTATTGCCAGCAACGACGAAAATCTGTTAGGACAGTCTACAGCTGAAAATGAGGTTGTCCAGACAATGAAACAGCATACGGATAGTCATCATATTTTTCATTTGAAAAATGAAGGAACCGGATGTTATGGAATTATGCTAAAACAAAGAGATTATTACATTTATGCATATATTCCGGATAAAAAAATATTTCAGGATCTTCCGTTAAATGTAATTTTTGTGACGTTTTTATATTTGCTTTTGCTTAGTGTTTCATGGGTGAGGATACAGAAAGCAAGTGCGGAGCGAGAAAAACAAGAAAGAGAAAAAGAGGAGAAGTATAAAGAAGAGCTTCTTAAGGCAGCAAAAAGAGCGGAAGCTGCGAACAGAGCAAAAACTGAGTTCCTCCAGCGAATGAGCCATGACATCCGTACTCCGATTAATGGAATCTGCGGCATGCTTGATGTGGCGGAACATTATGCAGAGGATTTGGATAAACAGACAGAATGTCGTGAAAAAATCAAAGAAGCTTCGAATTTATTATTGGGATTGGTAAATGAAGTTCTGGATATGAGTAAGCTGGAATCCGGTGAAGTTACTTTGGAAGAGAGTCCGTTTGATTTGCATAATATTTCAGAAGAGGTACTGACAGTAATTGAGTTGTTGGCAGAGGAGAGAAATATTAAGCTGATTCGGGAAAAACAGGAAATAACTCATTGGAATCTGATTGGCAGTCCGGCACATGTGAAAAGGGTATGGATGAATATTCTGAGTAATGCGGTGAAATACAATAAGGATAATGGAAGTATTTGTATTCAATGCAGAGAAGTTCCTTATAATCAGGCAGGCATGACGATGATTGAATTCATCTGTCAAGATACCGGAATCGGTATGAGCAGAGAATTTCAGAAAGTGATTTTTGAACCATTTGCACAGGAAAATGCAGGAAGCCGTTCTAAATATGGTGGAACAGGACTTGGAATGCCAATTACAAAAAGTCTCGTAGAAAAAATGGGTGGAACGATTCAGTTTGAAAGTGAAGAAGGAGTCGGAACTACATTTGTAATTCAGATTCCGTTTAAGATTGATACCGAGACTGACAGGATGGAAAAAGAAGAAAAAACTGCGGCATCTCTTCATGGATTGCATATTTTGCTTGTAGAAGATAATGAGCTGAATATGGAAATTGCGGAGTTTATTGTAACAGATGAAGGCGCTGTGGTGACAAAGGTGAAAAATGGAAAAGAAGCGGTGGATTATTTTGAAAAATCTTCCGTTGGGACATATGATGCAATTCTTATGGATGTAATGATGCCGATTATGGACGGATTAACTGCTTCAGAAACGATTCGAAAAATGGGCAGAGCAGATGCAAAGACAATACCGATCATAGCAATGACAGCCAATGCATTTACAGATGATAAGATGAAAGCAAAAGAAGCGGGAATGGATGCGCATATAGCAAAACCATTGAATAGGGAAGTGCTGGTTGAGACTGTTTTCAAGGTTATCACTAAGAAAAACAGAGGAAATAAAGCAGAAAATGAAATACACGTTAGAAGTGATGAGAATGAAATATAA
- a CDS encoding diguanylate cyclase, with the protein MDKNKKRINLNNQFLEQAVFAIADGYCRINLTKDLVPGVMYQVLDGVEYDLNEQLGMPENSSFSELVKIWALTIPEEGREEFLETVNREKLLERFYKGEQHITFYYWTRTVTYEPMLAENHMALFEDEETGDVLAINYVLDRTEQYHLEQYKKELEQKNKELERLLKREKNYNNKIYRDALTGAFNRRYYEEVVKNSVENAGIALMDLDDFKVSNDTYGHHVGDVALKTATEVVLSCIGEEDMLIRYGGDEFLLILSDVQEEALKNKLNQIRDKVRNVVIPGYSYLHLSLSIGGTIKNKEDAIEDVVCYVDQLMYQAKNKKDEVVVYQEGEKQYLHTSVQENIKQQILIVDDSMMNRELLSVILEDDYRILEAKDGQECLNILYKNKKDIALVLLDINMPVLDGFEVLRAMNENQMIEDVPVIMISSEDSEEAIRRAYDLGASDYVNRPFDARVVYRRVMNTIKLYSKQRRLVKMVSEQIQKREHNTSTLVGVLSQIVEFRNGESGDHVRHIRMITEMMLEHLLKVTNKYDISPEEKENIPLASALHDIGKIAIDERILNKPGKLTDEEFVIMKTHSMCGAEILTKLDNFQFEPLLHTAYEITRWHHERWNGRGYPDGLKEDEIPISAQIVSMADVYDALTSERCYKKAFSHETAIQMIQNGECGAFNPLLIKCLVEIQDELKNYTQHLADK; encoded by the coding sequence ATGGACAAAAATAAGAAAAGGATTAATTTAAATAATCAATTTTTAGAGCAGGCGGTTTTTGCAATTGCGGATGGATATTGTAGAATAAATCTTACGAAGGACCTGGTGCCGGGGGTTATGTATCAGGTACTGGACGGAGTAGAATATGATTTAAACGAACAATTGGGAATGCCGGAAAATTCCAGTTTTTCAGAACTGGTCAAGATATGGGCTTTAACAATTCCGGAAGAGGGAAGAGAAGAATTTTTGGAAACTGTGAACCGAGAGAAACTTTTAGAACGTTTTTACAAGGGAGAGCAGCACATTACATTTTATTACTGGACAAGAACAGTAACATATGAACCAATGCTTGCGGAAAATCATATGGCACTCTTTGAGGATGAAGAAACAGGAGATGTTCTGGCAATTAATTACGTGCTTGACAGGACAGAGCAATATCATCTGGAGCAATATAAAAAAGAGTTGGAACAGAAAAACAAAGAACTGGAAAGACTGTTAAAAAGAGAAAAAAATTACAATAATAAAATATATCGCGATGCACTGACCGGAGCATTTAATCGACGATACTATGAAGAAGTTGTAAAAAACTCTGTTGAGAATGCCGGAATTGCCTTAATGGATCTGGACGATTTTAAGGTCAGTAATGATACATATGGACATCATGTTGGTGATGTTGCACTCAAGACTGCCACAGAGGTGGTTTTATCTTGTATCGGGGAGGAGGATATGTTGATCCGATATGGTGGGGATGAATTTTTACTGATTCTTTCAGATGTCCAGGAAGAAGCTTTGAAAAATAAATTGAATCAGATTCGGGATAAAGTACGGAATGTAGTAATTCCGGGATATTCATATTTACATCTGTCTTTGAGTATAGGCGGAACGATAAAAAATAAGGAAGATGCGATAGAAGATGTCGTGTGCTATGTCGACCAGTTAATGTATCAGGCAAAGAATAAAAAGGACGAAGTTGTTGTATATCAAGAGGGAGAAAAACAATATTTACATACTTCTGTGCAGGAAAATATCAAACAACAAATTTTAATCGTAGATGATTCTATGATGAATCGAGAACTGCTGTCTGTAATATTGGAAGATGATTATCGGATATTGGAGGCAAAAGATGGACAGGAGTGTTTGAACATACTTTATAAAAATAAAAAGGATATCGCGTTAGTACTGCTGGACATAAATATGCCGGTGTTGGATGGATTTGAAGTTTTACGTGCGATGAATGAAAATCAAATGATAGAGGATGTTCCTGTTATTATGATTTCCAGTGAGGATTCAGAAGAGGCCATTCGAAGAGCGTATGACCTGGGAGCGTCAGACTATGTTAATCGACCATTTGATGCAAGGGTTGTTTATCGACGCGTAATGAACACGATAAAACTTTATTCGAAACAACGAAGACTGGTAAAAATGGTTTCGGAACAGATACAGAAACGTGAACACAATACGTCTACGTTAGTAGGTGTTTTAAGTCAGATTGTTGAATTCCGTAACGGAGAAAGCGGAGATCATGTTCGTCATATCCGTATGATTACGGAAATGATGCTGGAGCATTTACTTAAGGTTACGAATAAATATGATATCAGTCCGGAAGAGAAAGAAAATATTCCTCTTGCATCGGCGCTTCATGATATAGGGAAAATCGCAATCGATGAAAGAATTCTCAATAAGCCTGGAAAACTGACAGATGAAGAATTTGTGATTATGAAGACACATAGTATGTGCGGAGCAGAGATATTGACTAAGCTGGATAACTTTCAATTTGAGCCTTTGCTGCATACAGCATATGAAATCACAAGGTGGCATCATGAACGATGGAATGGTCGGGGGTATCCGGATGGATTGAAGGAAGATGAGATTCCAATCAGTGCCCAGATCGTTTCGATGGCAGATGTATATGATGCCTTGACCAGCGAGCGATGTTATAAGAAAGCATTTTCACATGAAACAGCTATTCAGATGATTCAGAATGGTGAATGTGGAGCATTTAACCCATTGCTTATTAAATGTCTGGTTGAGATTCAAGATGAATTAAAAAATTATACGCAGCATCTGGCAGATAAATAA
- a CDS encoding MATE family efflux transporter, whose protein sequence is MSQEMKTAPAAENKMGTMPIGKLLFNMSLPMMISMLVQALYNIVDSIFVSKLSENALTAVSLAFPLQMLLIAVATGTGVGMNALLSKALGERRSDEVNRIASNAAFLYFVSYVVICILGFTIVKPFYMSQMGHADVEIMEMGIDYLSTVMLFSFGLLSQIYFERLLTSTGKTIFSMTSQLCGAITNIILDPILIFGLCGLPKMGVTGAAVATVIGQCVAAVVAFTCNHKYNHEVKLIFRGFRPSGRIIGTIYAIGIPSIIMQSIGSVMTYSMNRILIEFSSTATAVFGVYFKLQSFFFMPVFGLNNGITPIIAFNYGAQNRKRMVKTIKLSMITAFCLTFIGFLCFEFIPQALLGMFSASADMLKIGVPALRIIGIHYLIAWFCIICGTVFQALGKAVFSMIVSIMRQLIILVPAAYILSKLGGLHAVWWSFPIAEIVSLTVSLFFLFRIYRTIISTIPDGSDIL, encoded by the coding sequence ATGAGTCAAGAAATGAAAACTGCCCCTGCAGCAGAAAATAAAATGGGAACCATGCCGATTGGTAAACTTCTGTTTAACATGTCTTTACCTATGATGATTTCCATGCTCGTGCAGGCACTTTATAATATTGTAGACAGTATTTTTGTATCTAAATTATCTGAAAATGCACTTACTGCCGTTTCGCTCGCCTTCCCTTTGCAGATGCTCTTAATCGCTGTTGCAACCGGTACCGGCGTCGGTATGAATGCATTGCTTTCCAAAGCACTTGGTGAGCGTCGTTCAGACGAAGTAAATCGAATTGCTTCCAATGCGGCATTTCTCTATTTTGTAAGTTACGTCGTAATTTGTATTCTCGGGTTTACTATTGTCAAACCATTTTACATGAGTCAGATGGGACATGCCGATGTTGAGATTATGGAGATGGGAATCGACTACTTAAGTACTGTTATGCTTTTTTCTTTCGGTTTACTTTCACAGATTTATTTTGAGCGTCTTCTGACTTCAACCGGAAAGACGATCTTCAGCATGACTTCACAGTTATGTGGAGCGATTACAAATATCATTCTTGATCCGATCTTAATTTTCGGATTATGCGGACTCCCTAAGATGGGTGTGACCGGTGCTGCTGTCGCAACCGTGATCGGACAATGCGTTGCCGCAGTCGTTGCCTTTACGTGCAATCACAAATACAACCACGAGGTAAAACTTATCTTCCGCGGTTTTCGTCCAAGCGGAAGAATTATCGGAACAATTTATGCGATTGGCATTCCTTCTATCATCATGCAGTCCATTGGTTCTGTTATGACATACTCCATGAACCGTATTTTGATTGAATTTTCTTCAACTGCCACTGCTGTTTTTGGTGTGTACTTCAAACTACAAAGCTTCTTCTTTATGCCTGTATTTGGTTTAAACAATGGTATTACTCCAATCATTGCATTCAACTATGGTGCACAAAACAGAAAACGTATGGTTAAAACAATTAAATTAAGTATGATTACTGCATTCTGCCTGACATTTATCGGATTCCTTTGTTTTGAATTTATTCCTCAGGCATTGCTTGGAATGTTTAGTGCATCCGCAGATATGCTCAAAATCGGCGTCCCTGCACTTCGGATCATCGGTATCCATTATCTGATCGCATGGTTCTGCATCATCTGCGGTACCGTATTCCAGGCTCTTGGAAAAGCAGTATTCAGCATGATCGTATCCATTATGCGTCAGCTTATTATTTTGGTTCCTGCAGCCTATATTTTATCTAAGCTTGGAGGACTCCACGCGGTATGGTGGTCTTTCCCTATTGCAGAAATTGTATCCCTTACGGTTTCATTATTCTTTCTTTTCCGAATTTATCGTACTATTATTTCAACGATTCCGGACGGAAGTGATATTTTATAA
- a CDS encoding glucose-6-phosphate isomerase, producing MITWNNLDKLTSYQELAKTNKVKLAEVMSGENGAKRVKNYSIPMAAGLAYNYAAKQVDEEVLAALGKLAEEAQLTEKFEALYNGEVINTGEKRLVLHHMTRGQLGDAVEADGVDKRAFYVEQQEKIADFANKVHAGEITNAAGEKFTTVVQIGIGGSDLGPRAMYLALENWAKKNNTFKMEAKFISNVDPDDAAAVLNSIDVAHSIFVLVSKSGTTLETLTNESFVKDALKNAGLDASKHMIAVTSETSPLAKSDDYLAAFFMDDYIGGRFSSTSAVGGAVLSLAFGPEVFAQFLEGAAEEDKLAMNKDIRQNPEMLDALIGVYERNVLGYPSTAVLPYSQALSRFPAHLQQLDMESNGKSVNRFGEPIDYVTGPVIFGEPGTNGQHSFYQLLHQGTDIVPLQFVGFKNSQIGTDVVIQDSTSQQKLCANVAAQIVAFACGKEDENRNKNFEGGRPSSIIVGDQLTPQALGALLAHFENKIMFQGFVWNVNSFDQEGVQLGKVLAKRVLAHETDGALKVFSDLLNI from the coding sequence ATGATCACTTGGAACAACTTAGATAAGCTTACTTCTTATCAGGAACTGGCAAAGACAAATAAAGTAAAACTTGCAGAGGTAATGTCAGGAGAGAATGGTGCAAAAAGAGTAAAAAATTACAGTATACCTATGGCAGCCGGACTGGCATACAACTATGCAGCAAAACAGGTTGACGAAGAGGTACTTGCAGCACTTGGCAAATTGGCAGAAGAAGCACAGCTGACAGAAAAATTCGAAGCTCTTTACAACGGAGAAGTAATTAACACAGGAGAAAAACGTCTTGTTCTCCATCACATGACACGCGGACAGCTCGGTGATGCAGTAGAGGCAGACGGAGTAGATAAACGTGCTTTCTATGTAGAACAGCAGGAAAAGATTGCAGACTTTGCAAATAAAGTACATGCAGGCGAGATTACAAATGCAGCTGGAGAGAAATTTACAACAGTTGTTCAGATTGGTATCGGCGGAAGTGACCTTGGTCCTCGCGCGATGTATCTTGCACTTGAAAACTGGGCTAAAAAGAACAATACATTTAAGATGGAAGCAAAATTCATCAGTAATGTAGACCCGGATGATGCAGCAGCAGTTCTGAATTCTATTGATGTTGCACATTCTATTTTCGTACTTGTGTCAAAATCAGGTACAACACTTGAGACATTGACAAATGAATCATTTGTTAAAGATGCATTGAAGAATGCAGGATTAGACGCTTCTAAACATATGATCGCAGTTACAAGTGAGACATCCCCATTAGCTAAGAGTGATGATTATCTTGCAGCATTCTTTATGGATGATTATATCGGAGGTCGTTTCTCTTCTACATCAGCAGTTGGAGGAGCTGTATTATCACTGGCATTTGGACCGGAAGTATTTGCACAGTTCCTGGAAGGTGCAGCAGAAGAAGACAAGCTTGCTATGAATAAAGACATTCGTCAGAACCCGGAGATGCTGGATGCATTGATCGGTGTATATGAGAGAAATGTACTTGGTTATCCAAGCACAGCGGTTCTTCCATATTCACAGGCACTTAGCCGTTTCCCGGCACATTTACAGCAGCTTGATATGGAATCTAATGGTAAATCAGTAAACCGCTTTGGTGAGCCGATAGATTATGTAACAGGTCCGGTTATTTTTGGTGAGCCGGGAACAAACGGACAGCATTCATTCTATCAGCTTCTGCATCAGGGAACAGATATCGTGCCGCTTCAGTTTGTTGGATTTAAGAACAGCCAGATTGGTACAGATGTTGTTATCCAGGATAGCACAAGCCAGCAGAAATTATGTGCGAACGTAGCTGCACAGATTGTAGCATTTGCATGTGGTAAAGAAGATGAGAATCGTAATAAAAACTTTGAAGGTGGACGTCCATCAAGCATTATCGTTGGTGATCAGTTGACACCACAGGCTCTTGGAGCATTGCTTGCACACTTTGAAAACAAGATTATGTTCCAGGGATTTGTATGGAATGTAAACAGCTTTGACCAGGAAGGTGTACAGCTTGGTAAAGTTCTTGCAAAACGCGTACTTGCACACGAGACAGACGGAGCATTGAAAGTATTTAGTGATCTGTTAAATATTTAA